The Leadbettera azotonutricia ZAS-9 genome has a window encoding:
- the aroA gene encoding 3-phosphoshikimate 1-carboxyvinyltransferase, which translates to MNAVISPHALSGTFRIPASKSHTIRRLLIAALAPGPSIIDYPLDSLDARSCVSVCRALGAEIEEFRAIDPSNPNPQDSSGKKLIRWTVKGIKNQSLQNSSTAKQCDVGNSGTTLYLALAVAALGSEPVSFDGDEQIRRRSAGPLLDALKGLGVKVESAANGCAPISVQGPWKGGRVSLECPTSQYLSALLLAAPLAVRGLITEIDVPLLNERPYIEMTLSYLDAQHIPYETANDFSYFRVPGGAEWKPMNGPVPGDFSSAAFPACAAAITGGPVTLLGLDPDDPQGDKAVFSHIEKMGASVKWEKISAGGKDAEWKVTVSRSSPLRGGTFDLNATPDMLPAMAVTAAFAQGDTALTNVAHARIKETDRIAVMAAELSKLGVICTEKPDGLIIHGKGGTLHRDTDLTQTPLLDGHGDHRIVMALAVAGLGARPLEIAGAEAADVTYPGFLDLLQARGRGCS; encoded by the coding sequence ATGAACGCCGTAATCAGCCCCCATGCCCTTAGCGGGACTTTCAGGATACCTGCCTCAAAAAGCCATACCATCAGGCGGCTCCTCATCGCCGCTTTGGCTCCGGGCCCTTCGATTATAGACTATCCCCTGGATTCATTGGACGCCCGTTCCTGCGTATCCGTATGCCGTGCTTTAGGAGCGGAGATTGAAGAATTCAGGGCAATCGATCCCTCAAACCCCAACCCCCAGGACAGTTCAGGCAAAAAGCTGATCCGCTGGACAGTCAAAGGCATAAAAAACCAGAGCCTGCAAAACTCAAGCACAGCAAAACAGTGCGATGTGGGTAATTCCGGTACTACCCTCTACCTGGCTCTGGCTGTAGCGGCCCTGGGTTCAGAACCCGTAAGCTTCGATGGCGATGAGCAAATCAGGCGGCGCAGCGCAGGCCCCCTGCTGGATGCCCTCAAGGGCTTGGGTGTAAAGGTTGAATCCGCTGCGAATGGGTGCGCGCCCATAAGCGTGCAGGGGCCCTGGAAGGGCGGAAGGGTCAGCCTCGAATGTCCCACAAGCCAATATCTTTCGGCCCTCCTCCTGGCAGCACCCCTGGCTGTCCGGGGGCTTATAACCGAAATTGATGTGCCTCTCCTCAATGAAAGGCCCTATATCGAAATGACCCTTTCGTACCTCGACGCCCAGCATATCCCTTATGAGACCGCCAATGATTTTTCATACTTTCGTGTTCCCGGCGGCGCAGAGTGGAAACCCATGAACGGACCTGTACCTGGGGATTTTTCATCCGCGGCGTTCCCGGCCTGTGCAGCCGCAATTACAGGCGGGCCCGTTACCCTTCTGGGCCTGGACCCCGATGATCCCCAGGGGGATAAGGCAGTTTTTAGCCATATCGAAAAAATGGGCGCATCCGTAAAATGGGAAAAAATATCCGCAGGCGGAAAGGACGCAGAATGGAAAGTGACCGTTTCCCGCTCAAGTCCCCTGAGGGGCGGAACCTTCGATCTCAACGCAACCCCTGATATGCTCCCTGCAATGGCGGTAACAGCAGCCTTTGCCCAGGGAGACACAGCCCTGACCAATGTTGCCCATGCCCGCATCAAGGAAACTGACCGCATCGCCGTCATGGCGGCGGAACTTTCCAAATTGGGCGTGATATGTACCGAAAAGCCCGATGGCCTCATTATCCATGGAAAGGGCGGTACTCTCCACAGGGATACTGATTTAACACAAACACCGTTACTGGATGGGCATGGGGATCACCGTATTGTCATGGCCCTGGCGGTCGCAGGACTTGGGGCAAGGCCTTTGGAGATAGCGGGAGCAGAGGCGGCGGATGTTACCTATCCGGGCTTTCTCGATTTGCTGCAAGCTCGCGGTAGAGGATGTTCTTGA
- a CDS encoding ATP-binding protein: protein MGITFLTTWYMVRYVTHTILMEEKGSKLMGLTGILKNYLGDDSYDDILQRNGAAQASKEEKIAVLNRELRGITDEVASAYPGLGTGFYSLDLDVMLTYGPSASYGDRVGLPLNPEHRGRQVMASNRAEVSLGTMVRGNIMNAMNPIERNGRVIGYIWANELASDIETQFKDITRRIFLILGLAYVVSIVLMVLFSRNMVRDISNIVTGVRDLRFDLTKKIKSARGELGEVAESINAMAADIVKADEEHQALIVAEAANNAQRDFLARMSHEIRTPMNGVLGMTRLAMQADSPEQRLDYLKKIQSSASLLLGIINDILDFSKIEAGKLELEKRPFSLMEMTDNIRELISPRISEKGLELIISVDDSVPSMAVGDNLRLSQVLLNLLGNAAKFTLQGSIQLEIKARHLPSGKLRLDCLVRDTGIGMSAEQQEALFKPFSQVDSSTARKFGGTGLGLSISKAMVELMGGAITVSSEPGKGSVFAFFVELESAEGEQEEDAGIDAAVDSQRYDGCTFLLVEDNAINQEIAVAILSELGAAVETAENGEEGLQAFLRKDYSLIFMDIRMPVMDGFESARRIRASSKHDARKVPIIAMTANAMKEDRDASSEAGMNGHVSKPVDIIEIKNILYRELAANRESPDR from the coding sequence ATGGGCATTACCTTTCTTACAACCTGGTACATGGTGAGGTACGTTACCCACACTATACTGATGGAAGAAAAGGGCAGCAAATTGATGGGGCTGACCGGCATCCTTAAAAACTACCTGGGCGATGATTCCTACGATGACATTTTACAGCGCAACGGGGCAGCTCAGGCCTCCAAGGAAGAAAAAATAGCTGTCCTGAACCGTGAACTGCGGGGTATTACGGACGAGGTGGCTTCCGCTTACCCGGGACTGGGGACAGGTTTTTATTCCCTGGATCTGGACGTCATGCTGACCTACGGCCCGTCGGCTTCCTATGGCGATAGAGTCGGCCTTCCCCTAAACCCGGAACACAGGGGCCGTCAGGTGATGGCCTCCAACCGGGCGGAGGTATCCCTGGGTACCATGGTGCGGGGCAATATCATGAACGCCATGAATCCCATTGAACGGAACGGCAGGGTTATAGGGTATATCTGGGCCAACGAGCTTGCTTCGGACATTGAAACCCAGTTCAAGGATATTACCCGCAGAATATTCCTGATCCTGGGGCTTGCCTATGTGGTTTCGATTGTCCTGATGGTCCTTTTCTCCAGGAACATGGTCCGGGACATAAGCAACATCGTTACAGGTGTGAGGGACCTGCGCTTTGATCTCACCAAAAAGATTAAGAGCGCCCGAGGGGAATTGGGCGAAGTGGCGGAGAGCATAAACGCCATGGCGGCAGACATCGTCAAGGCTGACGAGGAGCACCAGGCCCTGATAGTGGCGGAGGCCGCCAACAATGCCCAGCGGGATTTCCTTGCCCGGATGAGCCACGAGATCCGCACCCCCATGAACGGGGTGCTGGGCATGACCCGTCTTGCCATGCAGGCGGATTCGCCTGAACAGCGGCTTGACTATCTCAAAAAGATCCAGTCCTCCGCTTCCCTCCTTTTGGGCATTATCAACGACATCCTGGATTTTTCCAAAATCGAGGCGGGGAAGCTGGAACTGGAAAAGCGTCCCTTTAGCCTGATGGAGATGACCGACAATATCCGGGAACTCATCTCCCCACGGATCAGCGAAAAGGGGCTTGAGCTTATTATCTCCGTGGACGATTCCGTGCCTTCCATGGCAGTGGGAGACAATCTGCGGCTTTCCCAGGTTCTGCTCAACCTTTTGGGCAATGCGGCAAAATTCACCCTCCAGGGTTCTATCCAACTGGAAATCAAGGCCCGGCACCTGCCCTCAGGCAAGCTGCGGCTTGACTGTCTGGTTCGGGACACAGGTATAGGCATGAGCGCAGAACAGCAGGAGGCCCTTTTTAAGCCCTTCTCCCAGGTGGATTCTTCCACGGCCCGCAAATTCGGCGGGACAGGCCTCGGGCTTTCCATCAGCAAGGCCATGGTGGAGCTTATGGGCGGCGCCATTACCGTGAGCAGCGAACCGGGGAAGGGCAGCGTCTTTGCGTTCTTTGTGGAACTTGAAAGCGCTGAGGGTGAACAGGAGGAGGACGCCGGGATCGATGCGGCGGTGGACAGCCAACGTTATGACGGCTGTACCTTCCTCCTGGTGGAGGACAATGCTATCAACCAGGAAATCGCCGTGGCGATTCTCTCGGAACTGGGGGCGGCAGTGGAGACTGCGGAAAACGGTGAGGAGGGGCTCCAGGCCTTTTTGCGGAAGGATTATTCCCTTATCTTTATGGATATCCGTATGCCCGTGATGGACGGCTTTGAATCCGCCCGGCGCATCCGCGCAAGCTCCAAACATGACGCCCGTAAGGTTCCCATTATTGCCATGACCGCCAATGCCATGAAGGAAGACAGGGACGCCAGCAGCGAGGCCGGTATGAACGGCCACGTCTCAAAGCCTGTTGATATTATCGAGATCAAGAACATCCTCTACCGCGAGCTTGCAGCAAATCGAGAAAGCCCGGATAGGTAA